One part of the Eulemur rufifrons isolate Redbay chromosome 16, OSU_ERuf_1, whole genome shotgun sequence genome encodes these proteins:
- the BEST3 gene encoding bestrophin-3 isoform X1 gives MTVTYSSKVANATFFGFHRLLFKWRGSIYKLLYREFIVFAVLYTAISLVYRLLLTGAQKRYFEKLSIYCDRYAEQIPVTFVLGFYVTLVVNRWWNQFVNLPWPDRLMFLISSSVHGSDEHGRLLRRTLMRYVNLTSLLIFRSVSTAVYKRFPTMDHVVEAGFMTADERKLFNHLKSPHLKYWVPFIWFGNLATKARNEGRIRDSVDLQSLMTEMNRYRSWCSLLFGYDWVGIPLVYTQVVTLAVYTFFFTCLIGRQFLDPTKGYAGHDLDLYIPIFTLLQFFFYAGWLKVAEQLINPFGEDDDDFETNWCIDRNLQVSLLAVDEMHMSLPKMKKDIYWDDSAARPPYTLAAADYCIPSFLGSTVQMGLSEYNFPDEQWLWDYEKHGHRHSMIGRVKRFLSTHEHPSTPRRRSYRRQTSDSSMFFPRDHLSPAKDLLDVPSRNPSRASPTHSGVGELSTIRETSQTSTLPSLTPQPSVRTSPTKMPQVPEVLITAAKAPVPTSDGDHHDSTTSVLSLEFTGVQPSGSGQQEGPVGSVLSPSEKGKAPRGPSPQTIPANAERNIFKYEEDPGDTDRFLKRWSLPEFLESSHTSPGNLSPDPVSSQPALLIDTETSSETSGINFMVGSRVSPDVLYLMENLDTKETDIIELNNQQAEESPRGVPQGSRTWF, from the exons ATGACTGTCACTTACTCCAGTAAAGTAGCAAATGCGACTTTTTTTGGATTTCATAGGTTACTCTTCAAGTGGAGAGGCAGCATCTACAAACTACTGTACAGggaatttattgtttttgctgttcTTTACACAGCAATAAGTTTGGTGTACAG ATTGTTACTTACAGGAGCCCAAAAACGTTACTTTGAAAAATTATCAATTTACTGTGACAGATATGCTGAACAAATTCCAGTAACCTTTGTGCTTG GGTTTTATGTTACTCTGGTAGTGAACCGATGGTGGAACCAGTTTGTGAATCTGCCCTGGCCGGACAGGCTGATGTTCCTCATCTCCAGCAGTGTCCACGGAAGCGACGAGCACGGGCGCCTGCTCAGAAGGACGCTGATGCGCTACGTGAATCTCACCTCCCTGCTCATCTTCCGCTCCGTGAGCACCGCAGTGTACAAAAGGTTCCCAACGATGGACCACGTGGTTGAGGCAG GTTTTATGACAGCAGATGAAAGGAAATTATTCAACCACCTCAAATCTCCTCATCTGAAATACTGGGTTCCATTCATCTGGTTTGGAAATCTTGCAACTAAAGCCCGGAATGAAGGTAGAATCAGAGACAGTGTTGATCTGCAATCGTTGATGACT GAAATGAATCGATACCGCTCTTGGTGCAGCCTCTTATTCGGTTATGACTGGGTTGGGATTCCACTGGTTTACACCCAG GTTGTCACTCTTGCTGTCTACACCTTCTTCTTCACGTGCCTGATTGGACGCCAGTTTTTGGATCCCACCAAAGGCTATGCGGGGCATGACTTGGATCTTTACATTCCAATCTTCACTCTCCTACAATTCTTCTTCTATGCAGGATGGCTCAAG GTAGCTGAGCAACTCATCAACCCTTTTGGAGAGGATGATGATGATTTTGAAACTAACTGGTGCATTGATAGAAATTTGCAG GTCTCTCTTTTAGCTGTGGATGAAATGCACATGAGCCTACCCAAGATGAAGAAGGACATTTACTGGGACGATTCTGCCGCCCGACCGCCATACACACTGGCAGCTGCTGACTACTGCATACCCTCATTTCTGGGGTCAACAGTCCAAATGGG GCTGTCTGAGTACAACTTTCCTGACGAGCAGTGGCTGTGGGATTATGAGAAACACGGCCATCGGCATTCCATGATTGGACGCGTCAAGCGGTTCCTGAGCACCCACGaacacccctccacccccaggaggAGAAGCTACAGGAGGCAGACCAGTGACAGCTCCATGTTCTTCCCCCGAGACCACCTCAGCCCTGCCAAGGATCTGCTGGATGTGCCCTCCAGAAACCCCAGCAGGGCCTCGCCCACACACTCCGGTGTGGGAGAGCTGTCCACAATCCGGGAGACGAGCCAGACAAGCACTTTACCGAGCCTGACCCCACAGCCCAGTGTGAGGACCTCCCCCACCAAAATGCCACAGGTCCCCGAGGTATTGATCACAGCGGCCAAAGCACCAGTGCCCACATCAGACGGCGACCACCATGACTCCACTACCTCCGTCCTGAGCCTTGAGTTTACTGGGGTTCAGCCAAGTGGGAGTGGGCAGCAGGAGGGCCCGGTAGGGTCAGTCCTGTCCCCCTCAGAGAAGGGGAAAGCTCCCAGGGGCCCCAGTCCCCAGACCATTCCAGCCAACGCTGAGAGAAACATATTCAAGTATGAAGAAGACCCTGGTGATACTGACAGGTTTCTAAAAAGGTGGAGCCTCCCAGAGTTCCTGGAGTCCAGCCACACCTCCCCGGGAAACCTGAGTCCAGACCCTGTGAGCTCTCAGCCAGCCCTTCTAATCGACACAGAAACATCCTCAGAGACCAGTGGAATCAACTTTATGGTTGGCTCTCGAGTCTCTCCTGATGTGCTATATTTAATGGAAAACCTGGACACCAAGGAAACAGATATCATAGAGCTGAACAACCAGCAAGCCGAGGAATCGCCCAGAGGAGTGCCACAGGGTTCGAGGACCTGGTTCTAG
- the BEST3 gene encoding bestrophin-3 isoform X2, whose translation MFLISSSVHGSDEHGRLLRRTLMRYVNLTSLLIFRSVSTAVYKRFPTMDHVVEAARTGIKQILPANFEMQSF comes from the exons ATGTTCCTCATCTCCAGCAGTGTCCACGGAAGCGACGAGCACGGGCGCCTGCTCAGAAGGACGCTGATGCGCTACGTGAATCTCACCTCCCTGCTCATCTTCCGCTCCGTGAGCACCGCAGTGTACAAAAGGTTCCCAACGATGGACCACGTGGTTGAGGCAG CAAGAACTGGCATCAAACAGATTCTGCCTGCAAATTTTGAGATGCAGAGCTTTTAG